One genomic segment of Desulforamulus reducens MI-1 includes these proteins:
- a CDS encoding ABC transporter substrate-binding protein: protein MKRIKIKVFCLLACLLLLFTGCAQEKKEAPEQKPKKELKKVTVMLDWFPNTNHTGLYVAKDKGFFKEMGLAVEIIQPGEGTTADQLVASGKADFGISYQESVTQARSTGIPLVSVAAIIQHNTSAFASLKEANINSPKDFAGKRYGGWGSPVEEAVIKAVMEKAGASPEKVQNITLGATDFFNSIGRDADFEWIYYGWDGVEAQRRGMDLNLIMLKDLDPALDYYTPVIATNEQHISEQKELVKKFMAATAKGYQWSIENPTGAAEILLENAPELNADLVKASQGWVSQKYQEDAPRWGEQKEEVWARYADWMFQRGLIEKNINPKEAFTNEFLPQ, encoded by the coding sequence ATGAAAAGAATAAAAATAAAGGTCTTTTGTCTGCTGGCTTGCCTGTTGCTGTTGTTCACTGGCTGTGCTCAGGAGAAAAAGGAAGCACCGGAGCAAAAGCCAAAGAAAGAACTAAAAAAAGTCACGGTGATGCTGGATTGGTTTCCCAATACTAATCATACCGGACTCTACGTAGCGAAGGATAAGGGGTTCTTCAAAGAAATGGGACTGGCTGTTGAAATTATACAGCCTGGCGAAGGCACTACCGCAGACCAACTGGTGGCTTCAGGTAAAGCTGATTTTGGGATAAGTTATCAAGAAAGTGTTACCCAAGCTCGGTCCACCGGCATTCCCCTGGTGTCCGTGGCAGCAATTATCCAGCATAATACTTCTGCCTTTGCTTCACTTAAGGAAGCAAACATCAATTCCCCCAAAGATTTTGCAGGTAAGCGATATGGTGGTTGGGGCTCCCCGGTGGAGGAAGCCGTTATCAAGGCTGTGATGGAAAAGGCTGGTGCCAGTCCTGAAAAGGTGCAAAATATAACTCTGGGTGCCACGGATTTTTTCAACTCCATTGGGCGGGATGCTGATTTTGAATGGATCTATTATGGCTGGGATGGTGTGGAAGCCCAAAGGAGGGGTATGGACCTAAATCTAATTATGCTGAAGGATTTAGACCCGGCCCTGGACTACTATACCCCGGTTATTGCAACAAATGAACAACACATTTCCGAACAAAAGGAACTGGTTAAAAAATTTATGGCTGCCACAGCCAAAGGCTACCAGTGGAGTATTGAAAATCCTACTGGAGCCGCAGAAATACTATTAGAGAATGCACCTGAATTGAATGCCGATCTGGTAAAAGCCAGTCAGGGGTGGGTAAGCCAAAAATATCAGGAAGATGCCCCACGATGGGGGGAACAGAAGGAAGAAGTTTGGGCCCGTTATGCCGATTGGATGTTTCAACGGGGTTTGATTGAGAAAAATATAAACCCGAAAGAGGCCTTTACCAATGAATTCCTTCCCCAGTAA
- a CDS encoding ABC transporter permease produces MKRSPSTARRDFATIFLPGLTLFMLLVLWELGVKVSKVEAWILPGPSQIVTSLWQVRELLWQHGVQTIYETFLGFSLAIIVGIALATVIDWSETLRKAIYPLLIISQTIPIIAVAPLLIIWFGYGLLPKILVVALVCFFPITINLADGYRLVDREMIRLMSAMGAGPGRIFTMVKLPAALPFFFSGLRIAGTYSVMGAVIGEWLGASKGLGIFMTRSSQSYLTDRVFAAIILITCLSLLIFLIIEGAARLIMPWYYRQRETSLFG; encoded by the coding sequence ATGAAAAGATCGCCAAGTACCGCTAGAAGGGACTTTGCAACCATCTTTCTGCCGGGGCTTACCCTTTTTATGTTGCTGGTCCTGTGGGAGTTGGGGGTTAAAGTAAGCAAGGTGGAAGCTTGGATACTGCCGGGGCCAAGTCAAATTGTCACTTCCCTGTGGCAAGTCAGGGAACTTCTTTGGCAACATGGTGTTCAAACCATTTATGAGACCTTTCTGGGCTTTTCCCTGGCTATTATTGTTGGGATAGCCTTGGCCACAGTCATTGACTGGTCAGAGACCCTGAGAAAGGCCATCTACCCCTTGCTTATTATTTCCCAGACCATTCCGATAATAGCAGTGGCACCGTTACTGATTATATGGTTTGGATATGGTTTGCTTCCCAAAATTCTGGTGGTGGCACTGGTCTGTTTTTTTCCCATTACCATCAACTTAGCCGATGGTTACCGATTGGTGGATAGGGAAATGATTCGGCTTATGTCCGCCATGGGAGCAGGCCCTGGAAGGATTTTTACCATGGTGAAGCTTCCTGCAGCGCTGCCGTTCTTTTTTTCCGGGCTGCGTATTGCCGGAACCTATAGTGTCATGGGGGCTGTCATCGGTGAATGGTTAGGAGCTAGCAAGGGGTTGGGGATTTTCATGACACGCTCCTCCCAATCCTATTTAACCGATCGAGTCTTTGCAGCCATTATTCTTATTACTTGTCTCAGCCTGCTGATCTTTTTGATCATCGAAGGGGCAGCCCGACTAATCATGCCTTGGTATTACCGGCAAAGGGAGACATCCCTGTTTGGTTAA